Genomic window (Pradoshia sp. D12):
GAAATAATAAAGGTGTGAGAGGACTGCGTATCACAGGTGTTGCTGTGCTACGCAATCTTTGTCTAAGGGGGAACAGATGTGGATTTCAGGTGGGATATTATTGAAATTTATGCTCCATTGTTAATGAAAGGAACACTATATACAATTGGACTCTCAATAGCTGGTATTTTAATAGGTTCGATTCTTGGGTTATTAATCGGTCTTGGTAGATTGACCAAAAGGAAATGGTTATCTATTCCCCTAAATTGCTATATTGCTTTTTTTCGTGGGACTCCAATATTTGTCCAACTCCTATTAGTTCACTTTGGTGTTGTACCAGCATTGACAGGAGAGACAAATGCCATACTCGCAACTATTCTTGCCCTCTCATTAAATTCAGCTGCATACATAGCTGAGATATTTCGAGGAGGCATTCAGTCGATTGATTCGGGACAAATGGAGGGAGCCAGGTCGCTTGGGATGTCTCATGGACAGGCTATGAGGTACGTTATTTTACCACAAGCATTTAAGCGCATTATTCCGCCTCTGGGTAATGAGTTTATTGTATTGATTAAGGAGTCATCTATAGCCGCTGTTATCGCAGCTCCAGAATTAACGTATTGGGGTAGAGCTATGGCGACTGAATATTATCGGGTGTGGGAGCCTTATTTAACATCCGCTGTGATTTATCTCATCCTTACGCTTTCTCTTAGCTTGTTATTAAATCGATTGGAAAGAAGGATGGAGACAAAATGATAGATGTTAGGAATTTGAAAAAAAACTTTGGATCCAATGAGGTATTAAAAGATATATCTATTAGGATTGAACCTCAGGAAGTTGTAGTAGTGATAGGTCCCTCTGGTTCAGGGAAATCCACCTTTCTTCGTTGTTTAAATTTACTGGAGCAAATAACGGACGGACATGTCATTATAAATGGAGTAGATCTTGCCGATAAAAAAATTGATATTAATAAGGTACGAACCAAAACAGGAATGGTATTTCAACATTTCAATTTGTTTCCTCATAAAACGGTACTGGAAAATCTAATGCTGGCACCTACCAAGGTGAAAAAGGTTCCTGATGATGAAGCAAAAAAACATTGTTTGGAGCTCCTTCGAAAGGTAGGTCTATTAGATAAGGAAAATGCTTATCCAGATTCATTGTCAGGTGGTCAGAAACAAAGGGTCGCCATTGCACGTGCATTGGCAATGGAGCCGGAAATCATGTTATTCGATGAACCAACTTCAGCACTTGATCCGGAAATGGTTGGAGAGGTCCTTGAGGTTATGAAAGAGCTTGCGCACGAAGGAATGACAATGGTGGTTGTTACACACGAAATGGGATTTGCGCGTGAGGTGGGAGATCGGGTTGTTTTTATGGATGATGGATATATCGTTGAAGAAAATGAACCGACCAGTTTATTTGAAAATCCGCAGCACAATCGAACAAAGCTGTTTTTGAGTAAAGTTTTATAATGAAAAAGGGACTGCAATAGCAGTCCCTGAGTCGTTATACACCTGTACGTTTGCGTTGGTTGTTTGGTTTCTTTGTCAGTTGGCTTTGCAATTCTTTTGTTTTTTTGACAGGTCCGTTTACATGGCTGCCGGCTTGATTTGATTGTTGCTTAGAAGCAAGTTTTTGTTTAATCGCTTCTTGAAGACTTACTTTTTTAGACATATTATAATGAACTCCTTAAATGGATTTCCTTTATAATATCCCCAATAAGCCATAACATCAAGATTAGAACTCATCCAACTTTCTACCCTTGGTTAATTTTTCGAATTCTTCCATTGATTCTGGTGTTTCATCTTTATTGCTCACATGGTAAGGGTTTTGACTTTGGTTAAATCCGGGCTGCAGGCTGCCGGTGACAACTCCCATTTTAGTAGCTTTAGAATCATTTATGATGGATTCCTGTCTGCCATCTGGATTTGGTTCTGGGTTAACGTGGATTTGATCACTGTTTCTGGGCAATAGGAACATTCCCTTCTTTTTGTGTATTCATTCTATAAGTTCCCTAAACTTCTTTTATTCATACAATTTTATGGAGTAGTCAAGGTTGTTATTTAATGCCATTAACTGAATAATAACCTCAGATTATTGGCATATTATTGGATAAATATTCAGAAGCGAAAGGCAACCTTCAAAATTAGGTTGCCTTTTGATAATTGATATAGTTCAGTAGGTTTTTTAATACTTTATCGTTATAATATTTATATTAGGTTAGATAATGTTTCGGTTGGAGTTGTAGATGAATGGGAATAACTGATAGCTATGTATGGCAATTTTTAATAGCAATCAATTTGATATTTGCTATTACTATAACCTTTTTAGAAAGGCGTAATGTCAGCGCTTCATGGGCGTGGTTAATGGTTTTGAGCTTTTTTCCAATTGGAGGCTTTATTCTGTATATTGTTCTAGGGCAGAATTTAAGTAAAAGGAAAATATTCACATGGGATAAACGGGGCTATGATTACTTAGAGCAGCGTATCGCTGAACAAAAAGAGCACATGAAAAATATGGAAGAACCATTTAATACTTCTATTACACAGAGGTATAAGGATTTAATTTTAATGAATATGAAAACAGACCATGCTGTATATACCAATGATAATGAAGTTGAAATTTTCACAGATGGCAAGGAAAAATTCAATGCCTTATTTCAGGATATTGCTAGTGCCAAAAAACATATTCATGTTTTATATTACATTATCCAAAACGATACATATGGAAACAGGCTTCTGGATGCGTTGATTGAAAAGGCTAAAGAAGGTGTAGAGATACGGCTGATTTATGACGACGCCGGTTCCAGGAGAATCTCTAAAAAGCGAATAAAGAAATTAAGAGAAGCTGGCGGAAATGCAGAAGCGTTCTTTCCTGGGAAATTACCGCTTATTAATCTCAGAATCAACTTCCGAAACCATCGGAAGCTTGTCATCATTGACAGGAAAGTAGGATATCTTGGTGGATTCAATGTAGGTGAAGAGTATTTAGGACTTGATCCGAAGTTTGGTTATTGGAGAGATACCCATTTACGGATCATCGGAGACGCTGTGAATGATTTACAGTCTCGTTTTATGCTCGATTGGGCTCAGGCTTCAGGAGATAAAATGGAATGGACGGAAGATTACTTTAAATATAGCAAGCAACACAACGAAAAAGGGGTTGGGCTTCAAATTGTTACCTCTGGGCCTGATTCTGAGAGGGAACAAATTAAAAAAAGCTATATACGTATGATTTTGGATGCAAAAGAGTATATATATCTGCAGACGCCTTATTTTATACCGGATGACAGTTTGTTGGACGCCATCAGGATTGCATCCATGTCAGGGGTGGACGTCAGAGTAATGATACCAAATAAACCAGATCATTTATTTGTTTATTGGGCCACTTATTCATACGTTGGAGAATTATTAAAGGCTGGTGCAAAGGTGTTTTTATATGAGAATGGGTTTTTGCATGCGAAAACTATGGTGATAGATGATCGATTGGCAACTGTTGGAACAGCCAATATAGATGTACGCAGTTTTCGATTGAATTTTGAAGTGAATGCAATTATATATCATGCAGACACAGCTGTTCGCCTAAGGGATACATTTGCAGATGATTTAAAACAGAGCCATGAACTTACATCAGAAATTTATAATAATCGTTCCCTTTTAATTCGGTTTAAAGAGTCTTTATCCAGATTATTGTCTCCAGTTTTATGAATAGAAGTAAATATGTACTGTTTTTAAAGACACTAGGGCGAGTTAGTGTCTTTTTGTTATGGTAATGCAGTATAATATTGGTATGTTTTTTAAAACATTCTAATCATACTCCTTATTAATAGATAGTAGAGAGTTTGGAACCAGGGGGAGGGGTACACACATGACATTTAAGCAAAAAAATTTAGTGGGTTTTGGCTCAATACTAGTGATTATAATTATATTGATGGTCATAATTGACGGTAGATTGAGCAGCTCTAGAGAAGATTTACTTGAAATAGTGGATGATCGCTACCAAAAGGTTAGTTATATTAATGATATTCAAAGAAATTTTGCGGAATCGGAGCGTACTCTTAATTTATTGGGACAGGATTCGCGTACTCCAAGTAAAGAAGAATTGAGCGCAGCCTCTGAAACAATAGATCAAAATCATATATATATCGAAGACCGTTTTAGAAAATTAGAAAGCATTGCTAATACGGAAAAAGGCGAGGCCTTGTTGGCGGAGTTCCGTGCATCATATGAGAACTATACAAAGCTAGAAACACAATTAATCACTGATATGCAAAAAGGGGTATCAAACTATGATGTCGTAAGGGCAGAAAAAGATAAAGCAAGTGATAATGTACTTGCTGTCATTGCAAATTTCGTTGATTTTCAAGAAAACCTTATGGATGACGCACTGGTGCGTGCCGACGGTAAATATGAACAAATGCAGACGATTATTATCAGTTCTCTAATCGTTACAATTGTTCTAACGTTATTTTTGGCTTATTGGGTAATCATGACCTCTTCACGGGAATTAAATAGAATTACAAAGGTGATCACTAATGTCGATCTAAGTGATACCACGACTATGCCGAGGATTGAAGTAAAAGTAGAGGATGAAATTGGCCGAATTGCATCTGCTTTTAATAGGATGTCAGCTTCATTGGAGACATTTAGTAGAAACGAAAAAGAATATACTCAGGAAATTGAGAATCAAAGCTGGGTGCAAACACAAGTTGCCGAAGTTGCGGAGATGTATCAGGGTATCTTTAAAGTTGGACAGCTTGCAGATGAATTCATTAATAAAATTACTCCAATCATGGGAGCAGAACTGGGTGCTTTTTATTTAAAAAGTGAAACTGAGGATGACCATTTTTATAAGGCTGCTTCTTATGGTGACGGAGGACGTGATGGATTTAGTTTTGGAGAAGGCGTAATCGGCCAGGCGGTTGCTAATAAAGAAGTTGTATTACTTGATGATGTTCCGGGAGATTATAAACTTATTACAACAGGGCTTGGAGAAATTAAACCCAAATCTATTGTCATTGCTCCAGTATTATACGAGAATAAAGTTATTGCTGTTTTGGAATTTGCAAGTATTAAAGGCTTTACTGATTTAGAATTAAAAACGATTAATCATATGCTTGATAATCTTGGTATGGCTATTAAGAGTGTACTGAGCCGGATGGAAGTGGAACAATTACTAAATGAATCACAGGCGATGACAGAAGAATTACAGGTTCAGGCAGAAGAATTACAAACACAATCTGAAGAACTTCAGATGCAATCAGAAGAATTACGTATGATTAATGAACAATTAGAAGAACGCAATCAGGAAGCAGAGCAGAAATCGAGGGAACTTGAGATTTCTAAAGAGGAGCTTGAGGTTAAAAATGAACAGCTCCTTCAAAGTTCAAAATACAAATCTGAGTTTCTTGCGAATATGTCTCATGAATTGAGAACGCCTCTGAATAGTATTTTAATATTATCTGAAATGCTGGCCGATAAAGAGCCTGGTGAATATACAGAGGATGAAAGAGAATTTGCAAAAGTGATCCATACATCAGGTAATGATTTAATGGCACTCATTAATGATATTTTGGATTTATCTAAAATTGAGGCTGGTAAGCTGGAAGTCTTCTTTAATGAAACCAATGTTTGTGAGGTTATTGAGAGCTTAGAACGAGTCTTTTCTCCTCAGGCAGAACAAAAAGGTCTGGAACTGGTTATTGGAAAAGAAGATGACCTGCCTTCCATTTTTTATACGGATGAACAAAGAATGCAACAAATACTAAAGAATTTATTATCCAACGCTGTGAAGTTTACGGAAAAAGGTTCGGTTACTATGAAGATGGAAAAAGTGAGAAATACTCGAGAGAAAGAACTTCTTGATGGTATTACGGAAACCGACTTCTGGATGAAAATTGTTGTAACCGATACAGGTCCTGGTATTGCAGATGATAAACAACAAATTATTTTTGAGGCCTTCCAGCAAGCAGATGGAGCAACAGCCCGTAAGTATGGCGGAACTGGATTAGGATTATCGATTTGCCGAGAATTTTCAAAGTTACTTGGCGGATATGTAACTCTAGAAAGTGAAGAGGGCAAGGGAAGTACATTTACTGTGTACTTGCCGAATCTGCCGGATGGAATGACTAATAAGAACAGTAAAGTGAACGATGACATTATTCATTTGCCAATTGCAAATGATGTAATGGAGCAAATTGCTGTTCAAAAAGAAGTAATAGATCCTGAGGAAGAAGAATTATTAATTTTGGATGTCTTTAATGGGAAAAAGGTATTAATCACGGATGATGACCATCGTAATATATTTGCTCTACAAAAAGCCCTGGAAAGTAAAGGTGTTCAAATCATTGTTGCCCAAAATGGAATCGAATGTCTTGAAATCATTAAGGAGCAAGATGATTTAGATATGATTCTTATGGACATTATGATGCCTGAACTCGACGGTTATGATACGATGAGACATATACGTGCAAATCCTGAATTTACATCGATTCCTATCATTGCATTAACAGCTAAAGCAATGAAGGGAGATCGAGAAAAATGTTTGGAAGCTGGTGCAACAGACTATATCAGCAAACCAATCAATTTAGAACAGCTATATTCAGTGATGTCTGTTTGGTTAACGAAATAGGAAGAAGGGAGCTGCATAGTGTTGGGTTATCCATCATCTATAGAAGAACGCGAGAATTTAGAAATTGATTTATTGCTAGAGGCAATCTACCGGATGACAGGGTACGATTTCCGTGGTTATATGCGTTCATCAATTGCTCGCCGCATAAAAAATCGACTGAATAAGGATCACCTGACAACTGTTTCCGAGCTTCTAGTACGAGTGATTCATGAAGAAGGGTATGTAAATAATCTTCTGAGTGACTTTTCGATTAATGTTACAGACATGTTTAGAGATCCAGATTTCTTTTATGCTTTTCGCAAGAAGATTGTTCCTAGATTGAAGGACCTCCCAGAAATACGGATATGGCATGCGGGATGTTCGACCGGTGAGGAAGTATATTCGATGGCAATCCTGTTGGAAGAAGAGGGATTGGCTGATAAAACAAAGATTTATGCGACGGATATGAATGAAAAAGTTATTGAAAAAGCTCGCCAAGGGGCATTTCCCTTAAAAAGAATGCAATCTTATACGAAGAATTATTTGCAGGCTGGCGGATTGGATGCTTTTTCTAAATATTATAAGACCGATATGCAATATGCATATTTTCGTCCATCCCTATCAAGAAATATAGTTTTTGCCCAGCATAATTTAGTGACGGATGGATCATTTAATGAATTCCATGTGATTATTTGCAGAAATGTCATCATATACTTCACATTGGAATTGCAGGCGAAAGTATTCCAACTATTTGATGAAAGTTTAAGTCCTGGCGGCTTTTTGGGGCTTGGTAACAAAGAATCCCTAAAGATCATGGAGTTGGCTGATACGTATATGGAACTAGATATTAATCAGCGGCTTTATAGGAAAAAATTATATTCATAATAGGATTTATAAAAGGAAAAGGAGATCTTCAAACTGTTCTGACACAGGTTTTTTAGTGTCAGTCGGGTTTAAGGTCCCCTTTTTATCTATATAGCAGCATATAAAAATCCTTTTATTTTGACAGCCGTGATCTTCTGCTATTGCCTTTAGTTCGATAAGAAACTTTTCCAAACGGTTTTTTCCACCGTAAAGTATTCTTCGTGGGAGCATACAGCTAATATACATTTATCATTATGGTAAAACATAAAGTCTTCTGGTAGCTCAGGACCAATCCAATCAAAAAGGGAATTACAACGTTCTTTCAAAAATTGTCTTGTAGCATTATTCATTTTAAAATAAAAAACGTATGCTGTATCTTCAGAAAGTCTTGTGATTTCTCATTCTTTTTGTATTCTTTTTTCGATTATATGTTCTTCAATGTCGGTTACCAAATTATCAATGAGAGTAAATCTATTTATTGCTTATAATCTTTGCCCTTTATATTTTTATTTACCATTAACATATTAATCTCCCCTAAATACTATATCTGCTTATTTACTACTCTTTACCTCTCTCTTACGGGGTATTTTCGGATGAAGCACTTGATATATTTATCGATTGACATTAATAGTTGGCTTCAAAGCTTGGTGATTTAAAAACAAGTGTGTAAAAAGGTTGATGTTGTCCGTAATCATCAATTAAGCAATAACAATTCCTGTATATGGTCTTGTCATCAATCCAAAAAGAGGACATTTTGATCTTTTGTCAGATGAGAATGCTTATATCAAACAAAAGATAAAGAACAGACTCCATTAGAATCTGTTCTTTATCTTTTTAGAAAAGTTGATTTTTATCCCCTTACAAGGATGACACACATATCATCATGCTGATTTGCCTGTTTCTCCTCAGGAAGGATAACATTTAAAGGAGCCACTGCTTCTTTTTCTGACCATTGATACTTTCCTATTTCTCGCAAATGTGCCAAGGCTTTAGTTTCATCATTATCAATAGCCTCCGCCACACCGTCAGTATATATTAAAGCCTGAAAACTATCAGTATAAGGAATAGTTATTTTATTTATATGCATTTCCTCGAAAAATCCAATTGCTGTATTTCGCTGTCCCATTTCAATTAAGTCTTTCCCATCGATATAAAGGTAGCCCGGTGGATGGCCGGCATTGACATATTCAATCGTCTTTGATTTCGTATCTACCAATAAATAAATACCTGTTAAGTAGTAGGATGTTAACTTTGTTTTTTCCTCCAGTAAAGTCATACAGCGATTCAATTCGAGAATGACTTTTTCAGGATCAACCACATTCCGTACCGCTTCACGAAGGATAGAGGAGATATACATACATACTAATGATGCAGGTATGCCATGCCCCATCATATCAAACATAAATATGGCATAGCGATCCTGATCAATCTGCTGCCAATAATACATATCACCTGCGAGATTAGAGGATGGCTTATAGGACCTCGTTATTTTGATTTGATTATTTAATATGGGCTCACTTAACAAGCTTCTCTGCACCTTTGTAGCGAGATCAAGCTCATAGCTTATTTTTTCATCCTGATTTTTATGCCAATCTTTCTCCTCTTTTAAACGGAGAGCAGCGCGTATTCGAGCCAATAGCTCTACCTTATTAATAGGCTTCATTAGATAATCTGATCCACCGGCATCCAGTGCTTCCGCGAGTTTATGGGTATCACCTAATGCGGTCACAAAAATAACAGGTATATCTTTATATTCCTCCGTTGCAGTGATTCGCCTGCAGGCTTCGATTCCATCAATTTCTGGCATCATAATATCCAAAAGAATTAAATTAAAGGAGCTTCTGCCGTGATTTTTACTTAAATCTTCTTCTAAAATATGAATCATTTCATTTGCTGATTTAGCCAGCTTAATAGACCTGTATCCTGCCTGCTTTAAGATGGTCTCAATTACAAATAAATTCACTTTATTATCATCTACCACAAGTATTGACATACTTTCTTTCACCCATCTTCTAAAATACTAAATCTTATATTAATTATGGTATGTCACTTTAACTTAAAATACAAATAGTTGAAACTAGGGAGTAAATGGTTAGGTTATTACACTATTAAAAATGATAAATTAAAGTCTGCAATTAAAGAATGAATAGAAAAAAGGACTTATCGCCAATGGATAGGATTCTATTCAAAAATAATTATGTCACCGGTGTTAATTTTTTGTTTTTTTTCAATAAACCCATTAATCCTGCTATCAGTAAAAGGATTCCCGGAAGTATATAGAAAGCCGAAGTGCAAATAAATCCACCAATAGCCGCAATAAGCATAAAGGAGCTTCCTAATTTAGGGTTGCTTTTGACAACAACTAATCCAATGATCGCAAGAATAGAACAGTTAACCATCCAAGATTGATGGTTGTACAGAATCTAAACCCCAACAAATAATGCTATACCAGCTGCGAAAATCCCCAAAATACCATCAAGTAAACCAAGAAAAAATTCTGTAGTTCTGCTCTTTTTGGAAACCTCCATTTTTTACCCACTACCTGATATTCTGAAATATTATTTGAAAGAATTAGATTGTTGATTTTTTTGGATACTGAAAACTCTGTTAAACAATTAAATGTACTAAATCAGTTTGTATGCTCATAGCCTGAAAGGAAAATGAATTTTAAAAAGGATGGTGTAGCTATGACTGAGCAAAATCGGCCTGAAAAATCGCACATGAAATCTTATACACCTTTTCACAGTCGATTTGATCCGTGCAGACCAATTGGTAAGAAGTATTATTCTACTCCTCCTAATCTATTTCTCGGATTTCAACCGCCTAATTTGCCTCAATTTTCACCAAAGGAGGCATTATTCAAGGGCACACTCTGGCCTGTATTTTATGACTTTTATGAAAACCCCTATGAACATAAAAGGAGGGATTCTCAGTGAAGCCCCAATTACCTGATGAATATTATCAGCTATTAGAGGAAATTCAGGCAATCGACTTTGCTTTAGTGGAGCTAACCCTTTATTTAGATACTCATCCCAATGATTTAGAAGCCATGCAGCAATTTAACGAATTCTCTCATCAGAGCAGGCAGCTTAAACAGCAGTTCGAAAAGAAATTCGGCCCACTTCAACAATTTGGTAATAGTTATACAGATGCCAATTGGAGTTGGGGAACTACTCCGTGGCCTTGGCAAATATAAAAGATGAGGTGATTAAAGAATGTGGTTTTATGAAAAGAAATTGCAATACCCTGTTAGAGTCAGTACCTGTAACCCGACTTTAGCCAAATATTTAATTGAACAGTATGGAGGGGCAGATGGAGAGTTAGCAGCCGCTCTTAGATACCTGAATCAACGATATACCATTCCTGATAAAGTGGTAGGCTTGCTAAATGACATAGGCACAGAAGAATTCGCGCATTTGGAAATGATTGCCACGATGATATATAAACTCACAAAAGATGCTACTCCAGAGCAGATGAGAGACGCTGGTTTGGCAGACCACTATGTTGATCATGATTCTGCTCTTTTTTACCATAATGCAGCAGGTGTACCATTTACAACTGCATACATTCAGACAAAGGGAGATCCTATCGCAGATTTATATGAAGATATTGCCGCTGAGGAAAAAGCAAGGGCTACCTACCAATGGATTATCAATATGTCAGATGATCCAGATTTAAATGATGGCTTACGATTTTTAAGAGAAAGAGAAATCGTTCATTCTCAGCGATTCCGTGAGGCAGTACAAATTATTACAGATGATAGGGAAAAGAAGAAGATATTTTAAACGATTTATCAATAATAAAAAAACCTGTGTTGGCTGTACAACACAGGTTTTTCTTGAGGCCAACAGGATGTTGGTCACAAAGACGTTGCCACACGACGTGGCGTCTTTAGTCTTTGTTCCTTAATACAGTCGCCTCAGCCTTTTAGTCAATCCAGCTTCAACGGCTAGAAGCTCAGGACATAAGCATGACCACTTCGGGAGGAAAAAGCGCCTCCCTACGTGCCCCTGTCTTATGCTCCTCACGGGCCAACAGGATGTTGGTCATGAAGACGTTGCCACATGACGTGGCGATTTTAGTCTTCGTTCATTAATCGAGCCCTTCAGCCTTTTAGTTAATCCAGCTTTAACTCCTAGTCCCTCGAGTCATAAGGATAGCCACTGCGGGAGGTTAGGGCGCCTCCCTGCGTGCCTTTCCTTATGCTTGTCGGGCCTGACCAGTCGTCTCAGCCTTTTTAATCAATCTAGCTTCAGGGCCTAGGAGTTCGGGACATAAGCATAGCCTCTGCGGGGGAGGAACGTCCCCTACGAGCCTCTGTCTTATGCTCCTCACTCCTGACCAAGGCCCTTCAGCTTTTTAGTGGGCGTGGCCCCAGATCATGGTTAGGATGGTTCCGAAGATGACTGCGTGTGCGACGAATAGAGCATAGATAATGTTTAGATAGATTGTTCTCTTTTCTTTAGATTCATTAACATGCATGAATAAAAAGAGTTGTACAGCTGTTTGAATAATGGCGGTTATGGATAGGATCACCATTCCGGCCGTAAAGGAAATATCATAAAAGGCTACGGATAGCGCAATGATGGTTAGAATTAATGATATGACATAACCCAAAACATGTTTAAGTGGAAATAGTTGTTTTATCATCCTATATCAACTCCTTCAAATAAACGAAGCTAAAGATGAGAATCCAGATTACGTCAAGGAAATGCCAGTATAGGGAATAGATAAAAGATTTATTGGCTGTTTCTGCCGTAAATCCTTCTCGTATGACTTGAATTAGTATACATAATCCCCAGAATAACCCGAATGTTACGTGGG
Coding sequences:
- a CDS encoding spore coat associated protein CotJA, translated to MTEQNRPEKSHMKSYTPFHSRFDPCRPIGKKYYSTPPNLFLGFQPPNLPQFSPKEALFKGTLWPVFYDFYENPYEHKRRDSQ
- the qoxD gene encoding cytochrome aa3 quinol oxidase subunit IV, yielding MKQLFPLKHVLGYVISLILTIIALSVAFYDISFTAGMVILSITAIIQTAVQLFLFMHVNESKEKRTIYLNIIYALFVAHAVIFGTILTMIWGHAH
- a CDS encoding ATP-binding protein, translating into MTFKQKNLVGFGSILVIIIILMVIIDGRLSSSREDLLEIVDDRYQKVSYINDIQRNFAESERTLNLLGQDSRTPSKEELSAASETIDQNHIYIEDRFRKLESIANTEKGEALLAEFRASYENYTKLETQLITDMQKGVSNYDVVRAEKDKASDNVLAVIANFVDFQENLMDDALVRADGKYEQMQTIIISSLIVTIVLTLFLAYWVIMTSSRELNRITKVITNVDLSDTTTMPRIEVKVEDEIGRIASAFNRMSASLETFSRNEKEYTQEIENQSWVQTQVAEVAEMYQGIFKVGQLADEFINKITPIMGAELGAFYLKSETEDDHFYKAASYGDGGRDGFSFGEGVIGQAVANKEVVLLDDVPGDYKLITTGLGEIKPKSIVIAPVLYENKVIAVLEFASIKGFTDLELKTINHMLDNLGMAIKSVLSRMEVEQLLNESQAMTEELQVQAEELQTQSEELQMQSEELRMINEQLEERNQEAEQKSRELEISKEELEVKNEQLLQSSKYKSEFLANMSHELRTPLNSILILSEMLADKEPGEYTEDEREFAKVIHTSGNDLMALINDILDLSKIEAGKLEVFFNETNVCEVIESLERVFSPQAEQKGLELVIGKEDDLPSIFYTDEQRMQQILKNLLSNAVKFTEKGSVTMKMEKVRNTREKELLDGITETDFWMKIVVTDTGPGIADDKQQIIFEAFQQADGATARKYGGTGLGLSICREFSKLLGGYVTLESEEGKGSTFTVYLPNLPDGMTNKNSKVNDDIIHLPIANDVMEQIAVQKEVIDPEEEELLILDVFNGKKVLITDDDHRNIFALQKALESKGVQIIVAQNGIECLEIIKEQDDLDMILMDIMMPELDGYDTMRHIRANPEFTSIPIIALTAKAMKGDREKCLEAGATDYISKPINLEQLYSVMSVWLTK
- a CDS encoding spore coat protein CotJB, giving the protein MKPQLPDEYYQLLEEIQAIDFALVELTLYLDTHPNDLEAMQQFNEFSHQSRQLKQQFEKKFGPLQQFGNSYTDANWSWGTTPWPWQI
- a CDS encoding SpoIIE family protein phosphatase; this translates as MSILVVDDNKVNLFVIETILKQAGYRSIKLAKSANEMIHILEEDLSKNHGRSSFNLILLDIMMPEIDGIEACRRITATEEYKDIPVIFVTALGDTHKLAEALDAGGSDYLMKPINKVELLARIRAALRLKEEKDWHKNQDEKISYELDLATKVQRSLLSEPILNNQIKITRSYKPSSNLAGDMYYWQQIDQDRYAIFMFDMMGHGIPASLVCMYISSILREAVRNVVDPEKVILELNRCMTLLEEKTKLTSYYLTGIYLLVDTKSKTIEYVNAGHPPGYLYIDGKDLIEMGQRNTAIGFFEEMHINKITIPYTDSFQALIYTDGVAEAIDNDETKALAHLREIGKYQWSEKEAVAPLNVILPEEKQANQHDDMCVILVRG
- a CDS encoding amino acid ABC transporter permease yields the protein MDFRWDIIEIYAPLLMKGTLYTIGLSIAGILIGSILGLLIGLGRLTKRKWLSIPLNCYIAFFRGTPIFVQLLLVHFGVVPALTGETNAILATILALSLNSAAYIAEIFRGGIQSIDSGQMEGARSLGMSHGQAMRYVILPQAFKRIIPPLGNEFIVLIKESSIAAVIAAPELTYWGRAMATEYYRVWEPYLTSAVIYLILTLSLSLLLNRLERRMETK
- the cls gene encoding cardiolipin synthase, which gives rise to MGITDSYVWQFLIAINLIFAITITFLERRNVSASWAWLMVLSFFPIGGFILYIVLGQNLSKRKIFTWDKRGYDYLEQRIAEQKEHMKNMEEPFNTSITQRYKDLILMNMKTDHAVYTNDNEVEIFTDGKEKFNALFQDIASAKKHIHVLYYIIQNDTYGNRLLDALIEKAKEGVEIRLIYDDAGSRRISKKRIKKLREAGGNAEAFFPGKLPLINLRINFRNHRKLVIIDRKVGYLGGFNVGEEYLGLDPKFGYWRDTHLRIIGDAVNDLQSRFMLDWAQASGDKMEWTEDYFKYSKQHNEKGVGLQIVTSGPDSEREQIKKSYIRMILDAKEYIYLQTPYFIPDDSLLDAIRIASMSGVDVRVMIPNKPDHLFVYWATYSYVGELLKAGAKVFLYENGFLHAKTMVIDDRLATVGTANIDVRSFRLNFEVNAIIYHADTAVRLRDTFADDLKQSHELTSEIYNNRSLLIRFKESLSRLLSPVL
- a CDS encoding manganese catalase family protein gives rise to the protein MWFYEKKLQYPVRVSTCNPTLAKYLIEQYGGADGELAAALRYLNQRYTIPDKVVGLLNDIGTEEFAHLEMIATMIYKLTKDATPEQMRDAGLADHYVDHDSALFYHNAAGVPFTTAYIQTKGDPIADLYEDIAAEEKARATYQWIINMSDDPDLNDGLRFLREREIVHSQRFREAVQIITDDREKKKIF
- a CDS encoding CheR family methyltransferase codes for the protein MLGYPSSIEERENLEIDLLLEAIYRMTGYDFRGYMRSSIARRIKNRLNKDHLTTVSELLVRVIHEEGYVNNLLSDFSINVTDMFRDPDFFYAFRKKIVPRLKDLPEIRIWHAGCSTGEEVYSMAILLEEEGLADKTKIYATDMNEKVIEKARQGAFPLKRMQSYTKNYLQAGGLDAFSKYYKTDMQYAYFRPSLSRNIVFAQHNLVTDGSFNEFHVIICRNVIIYFTLELQAKVFQLFDESLSPGGFLGLGNKESLKIMELADTYMELDINQRLYRKKLYS
- a CDS encoding amino acid ABC transporter ATP-binding protein, with product MIDVRNLKKNFGSNEVLKDISIRIEPQEVVVVIGPSGSGKSTFLRCLNLLEQITDGHVIINGVDLADKKIDINKVRTKTGMVFQHFNLFPHKTVLENLMLAPTKVKKVPDDEAKKHCLELLRKVGLLDKENAYPDSLSGGQKQRVAIARALAMEPEIMLFDEPTSALDPEMVGEVLEVMKELAHEGMTMVVVTHEMGFAREVGDRVVFMDDGYIVEENEPTSLFENPQHNRTKLFLSKVL